Proteins encoded within one genomic window of Jiangella mangrovi:
- a CDS encoding carbohydrate ABC transporter permease has protein sequence MSRTRALQALASRAGLYVVLLLAAALFVLPGLWMVTASLNSNDAVFSYPPRFFPTQWNWENYRTVFEVQPFARQYLNSLYIAVLATAGTVLVSTMAGYALARFRFRGRNGIFLLLISGILIPEEVTVVPLYRIVNSLGLIDTHWPLIVLPIFSGGGVIATFIMRQAFLSLPKELEDAARLDGLGRWGTYWRVAVPLVRPTVAVVVILSVYNSWNMFLEPLIFLRTPENFTLPLVLTEIEDAYGTQLWNVQMAATTLSILAVLVVFVAAQRHVIAGLTAGSVKG, from the coding sequence ATGAGTCGGACTAGGGCCTTGCAGGCGCTGGCCTCGCGGGCCGGGCTGTATGTGGTGCTGCTGCTCGCGGCGGCGCTGTTCGTCCTGCCCGGGCTGTGGATGGTGACGGCGTCGCTGAACTCCAACGACGCGGTGTTCTCCTATCCGCCGCGGTTCTTCCCCACGCAGTGGAACTGGGAGAACTACCGGACGGTGTTCGAGGTGCAGCCGTTCGCCCGGCAGTACCTCAACAGCCTGTACATCGCCGTACTGGCGACCGCCGGCACGGTCCTGGTGTCGACGATGGCCGGCTACGCGCTGGCGCGGTTCCGGTTCCGCGGCCGCAACGGGATCTTCCTGCTGCTCATCAGTGGGATCCTGATCCCCGAAGAGGTGACGGTGGTACCGCTGTACCGCATCGTCAACTCCCTCGGGCTGATCGACACCCACTGGCCGCTGATCGTGCTGCCGATCTTCTCCGGAGGCGGCGTCATCGCGACCTTCATCATGCGTCAGGCGTTCCTGTCGCTGCCCAAGGAGCTGGAGGACGCGGCCCGGTTGGACGGACTGGGCCGCTGGGGCACCTACTGGCGGGTCGCGGTGCCACTGGTGCGCCCGACCGTGGCCGTTGTGGTGATCCTCTCCGTCTACAACAGCTGGAACATGTTCCTCGAACCGCTGATCTTCCTGCGCACGCCGGAGAACTTCACGCTGCCGCTCGTGCTCACCGAGATCGAGGACGCGTACGGCACCCAGTTGTGGAACGTGCAGATGGCGGCGACGACGCTGTCCATCCTGGCCGTCCTCGTGGTCTTCGTGGCCGCGCAACGTCATGTGATCGCGGGCCTCACCGCAGGGAGCGTCAAGGGATGA
- a CDS encoding DUF6772 family protein produces MTIELARYNPLRRVLSYDDFDRGVNGWCELCGNHDGDLDTVRPSFGDLRPPQLSTVPFFDIGSHGAMTGTYALKLATRPRAGHTACLIKRLTLADEALVQFETYFAAKPEARQGNGVYADRGWDGNEDPSEYDLGAFTLSNDIGRFDGSRYHCALRYQNTSVDGRLVQGWYYKTSLQPTTKMQLVGQIPNGDFHTLSDDDWQPVPGGQGPLCFNEVPTKVNWHYLRWQVDTKAGRNVELQVNDRVMDLRDIDVPVYPHPYTGLRGLFNLLLDVRTHRDVRNFLFLDSCVISADW; encoded by the coding sequence ATGACCATCGAACTGGCCAGGTACAACCCGCTGCGCCGGGTGCTGTCGTACGACGACTTCGACCGCGGGGTCAACGGGTGGTGCGAGCTGTGCGGCAACCACGACGGCGACCTCGACACCGTCCGGCCGTCGTTCGGCGACCTCCGCCCGCCGCAGCTGTCCACCGTCCCCTTCTTCGACATCGGCTCGCACGGCGCCATGACCGGGACGTACGCGCTGAAGCTGGCCACCCGCCCGCGCGCCGGGCACACGGCCTGCCTCATCAAGCGGCTCACGCTGGCCGACGAGGCGCTGGTGCAGTTCGAGACGTACTTCGCCGCCAAGCCCGAGGCCCGGCAGGGCAACGGCGTCTACGCCGACCGCGGCTGGGACGGCAACGAGGACCCGAGCGAGTACGACCTCGGCGCCTTCACCCTGAGCAACGACATCGGCCGGTTCGACGGCAGCCGCTACCACTGCGCGCTGCGCTACCAGAACACCAGCGTCGACGGCCGGCTGGTGCAGGGCTGGTACTACAAGACCAGCCTCCAGCCGACCACCAAGATGCAGCTGGTCGGCCAGATCCCGAACGGCGACTTCCACACACTGTCCGACGACGACTGGCAGCCGGTGCCGGGCGGGCAGGGGCCGCTGTGCTTCAACGAGGTGCCCACCAAGGTCAACTGGCACTACCTGCGCTGGCAGGTCGACACCAAGGCGGGGCGCAACGTGGAGCTGCAGGTCAACGACCGGGTGATGGACCTGCGCGACATCGACGTCCCGGTCTACCCACACCCCTACACCGGCCTGCGCGGGCTGTTCAACCTGCTGCTGGACGTCCGGACGCACCGCGACGTGCGCAATTTCCTGTTTCTCGATTCCTGTGTCATCTCGGCGGACTGGTGA
- a CDS encoding ABC transporter substrate-binding protein has protein sequence MRTIRWTRATAAAAAVALTLTACGGGDDETGADAGPVELRMVTWTPNEAHLAILNEIADEFVAAHPDEVSSVAIETTPTGENYRTVVTTQISGGDAPDVGWLSEVDARDFIALDGLVDLGPTVHEDEGYAFDDLTPSAMELWSDGDSVYGIPFSTSPAGVFYNADMFAAAGLPAPDEMLADGTWTWENLAAAAKAISDSQQVAGFYIGPYLNFDQNWQFLSHVSYAYGGAPWDEDGTECTFDDAGNVEAFTLLHDMIYTDGSYPTPGEVVDFAAGNAAMVDTFISMANTLESAPFEWGLVPLPSGPETSDGRTAVIGQSAVVAFAEGDHPDLAAEFVAFMTNEENSRKLSEFFPSIRTPLIDVDTLAAANPVLTPEQLQSVVVDGITHGRLAPTHTNMGDIQTEGRIGLETLWQPGADVQAALTGVCDRIGPLLSE, from the coding sequence ATGAGAACGATCCGCTGGACCCGCGCGACCGCCGCCGCCGCGGCCGTCGCCCTGACCCTCACCGCCTGCGGCGGCGGCGACGACGAGACGGGCGCCGACGCGGGCCCCGTCGAGCTGCGCATGGTGACGTGGACCCCGAACGAAGCGCACCTCGCCATCCTCAACGAGATCGCCGACGAGTTCGTCGCGGCGCACCCGGACGAGGTGTCGTCGGTCGCGATCGAGACCACGCCGACCGGCGAGAACTACCGGACGGTGGTCACCACCCAGATCTCCGGCGGCGACGCCCCCGACGTTGGCTGGCTGAGCGAGGTCGACGCCCGCGACTTCATCGCGCTGGACGGCCTCGTCGACCTCGGGCCGACCGTGCACGAGGACGAGGGCTACGCGTTCGACGACCTCACCCCGAGCGCGATGGAGCTGTGGAGCGACGGCGACTCCGTCTACGGCATCCCGTTCTCCACCTCGCCGGCCGGCGTCTTCTACAACGCCGACATGTTCGCTGCCGCTGGCCTCCCGGCCCCGGACGAGATGCTGGCCGACGGCACGTGGACCTGGGAGAACCTGGCCGCCGCGGCCAAGGCGATCAGCGACTCGCAGCAGGTGGCCGGCTTCTACATCGGCCCGTACCTCAACTTCGACCAGAACTGGCAGTTCCTCTCCCACGTGAGCTACGCCTACGGCGGGGCGCCGTGGGACGAGGACGGCACCGAGTGCACGTTCGACGACGCCGGCAACGTCGAGGCCTTCACGCTGCTGCACGACATGATCTACACCGACGGGTCCTATCCCACACCGGGCGAGGTGGTCGACTTCGCCGCCGGCAACGCCGCCATGGTCGACACCTTCATCAGCATGGCGAACACGCTGGAGAGCGCGCCGTTCGAATGGGGCCTCGTCCCGCTGCCGAGCGGGCCGGAGACCTCCGATGGGCGGACCGCGGTCATCGGGCAGTCCGCCGTCGTGGCCTTCGCCGAGGGCGACCATCCCGACCTCGCCGCCGAGTTCGTCGCCTTCATGACCAACGAGGAGAACTCCCGCAAGCTCAGCGAGTTCTTCCCGTCGATCCGGACCCCGCTGATCGACGTCGACACCCTCGCCGCCGCGAACCCCGTCCTCACCCCGGAGCAGTTGCAGTCGGTCGTCGTCGACGGCATCACGCACGGCCGGCTGGCGCCGACGCACACGAACATGGGCGACATCCAGACCGAGGGCCGCATCGGGCTCGAGACGCTGTGGCAGCCGGGCGCCGACGTCCAGGCCGCACTGACCGGGGTCTGCGACCGCATCGGCCCGCTGCTGTCCGAGTAG
- a CDS encoding amidohydrolase family protein, whose product MIVDAHHHLWLDAGRGYRWLEGPAMTALRRPFWVPELRAALASSDVERTVLVESGLGREVEVEEFLAVAEKTPEIGGVVGWVDPARPDLADALARYRSLPGGRFLSGVRAHATHRPDADYFDRPEVRRGLAAVAAAGLTFDLVVRHEQLPAAARAVAALPELTFVLDHLAHLPLDGGASGLAGWRALVMPLAACPNAVAKVSGLVTLPGAGAETAAPFVAAAVELFGPNRLMLAADWPNCLRAASYRETWDFHEAALPELSAAELAAVRGGTAERVYGLR is encoded by the coding sequence GTGATCGTCGACGCCCATCACCACCTGTGGCTCGACGCCGGCCGCGGCTACCGCTGGCTCGAGGGACCGGCCATGACCGCGCTGCGCCGCCCGTTCTGGGTGCCGGAGCTGCGGGCGGCGCTGGCCTCGTCGGACGTCGAGAGGACGGTGCTGGTCGAGTCCGGGCTCGGCCGCGAGGTCGAGGTCGAGGAGTTCCTGGCGGTCGCCGAGAAGACCCCGGAGATCGGGGGAGTGGTCGGTTGGGTCGACCCGGCCCGGCCGGACCTCGCCGACGCACTGGCCCGCTACCGGTCGCTGCCGGGCGGGCGGTTCCTGTCCGGTGTGCGGGCGCATGCGACGCACCGCCCCGACGCGGACTACTTCGACCGGCCCGAGGTGCGCCGCGGCCTGGCCGCCGTGGCGGCGGCGGGGCTCACCTTCGACCTCGTCGTCCGGCACGAGCAGCTTCCGGCCGCGGCACGGGCGGTGGCGGCGCTGCCGGAGCTGACGTTCGTGCTCGACCATCTCGCCCACCTGCCGCTCGACGGCGGGGCGTCCGGCCTGGCGGGGTGGCGGGCGCTGGTCATGCCGCTGGCCGCGTGCCCGAACGCCGTCGCGAAGGTGTCCGGCCTCGTGACGCTGCCGGGTGCGGGTGCCGAGACCGCAGCGCCGTTCGTCGCGGCGGCGGTCGAGCTGTTCGGCCCGAACCGGCTCATGCTGGCCGCCGACTGGCCGAACTGCCTGCGCGCGGCGAGCTACCGCGAGACCTGGGACTTCCACGAGGCGGCGCTGCCCGAGCTGTCCGCTGCGGAGCTGGCGGCGGTGCGCGGCGGCACGGCCGAGCGCGTCTACGGACTGCGATGA
- a CDS encoding carbohydrate ABC transporter permease, with protein MTDTGRRPAPPGGSLGPPARRPRLTQARRELIAGYLFTSPQVIGYLAVVVVPMVALFWYSFQEFSALSGSSEFAGTENYQRLLDDPNLPTVLRSTGIFVVGLVVLGVPFALFLAVLVNQRIAGIKVFRAIFFAPALVSVAAWVIVWQFMLLPDGAVNGLLRMISVDGPNWLREPVPAMVCVIVVQALKGVGINMLIFLAALQGVPKELTEAARVDGAGRLRTFRSVTVPMISPEILMVTILMTIGSLKVFAQVLLLTEGGPGYETTVLAYYIYRQAFGNGDFGYAGALSVLLFLVLVVLTGVMWVARKRVVFHESD; from the coding sequence CTGACCGATACCGGTCGTCGGCCGGCGCCGCCCGGTGGCTCCTTGGGGCCACCGGCGCGGCGGCCGCGGCTCACCCAGGCTCGCCGCGAGCTCATCGCCGGCTACCTGTTCACCTCGCCGCAGGTCATCGGCTACCTCGCGGTGGTCGTGGTCCCGATGGTGGCGCTGTTCTGGTACAGCTTCCAGGAGTTCAGCGCGCTGTCCGGGAGCAGCGAGTTCGCGGGCACCGAGAACTACCAGCGGCTGCTCGACGACCCGAACCTGCCGACGGTGCTCCGCTCCACCGGCATCTTCGTGGTCGGGCTGGTCGTCCTCGGCGTGCCGTTCGCGCTGTTCCTGGCGGTCCTGGTGAACCAGCGGATCGCCGGCATCAAGGTGTTCCGGGCGATCTTCTTCGCCCCGGCGCTGGTGTCGGTCGCCGCATGGGTCATCGTCTGGCAGTTCATGCTGCTGCCCGACGGCGCCGTCAACGGGCTGCTGCGGATGATCTCGGTCGACGGCCCCAACTGGCTGCGTGAGCCGGTGCCCGCGATGGTCTGCGTCATCGTCGTGCAGGCACTCAAGGGCGTCGGCATCAACATGCTGATCTTCCTGGCCGCGCTGCAGGGCGTGCCGAAGGAGCTGACGGAGGCCGCGCGGGTCGACGGGGCCGGCCGGCTGCGGACGTTCCGCTCCGTCACGGTGCCGATGATCTCGCCGGAGATCCTCATGGTCACGATCCTGATGACCATCGGCTCGCTCAAGGTGTTCGCGCAGGTGCTGCTGCTCACCGAGGGCGGGCCGGGCTACGAGACGACCGTCCTGGCCTACTACATCTACCGGCAGGCCTTCGGCAACGGTGACTTCGGCTACGCCGGCGCGCTGTCGGTGCTGCTGTTCCTGGTGCTCGTGGTGCTCACCGGCGTCATGTGGGTCGCGCGCAAGCGGGTGGTGTTCCATGAGTCGGACTAG
- a CDS encoding aldo/keto reductase: protein MAEPLPSFGLGLAPLGKDPDAPWRETVDTAWDAGVRFFDTAPLYGPSRRAEHRLGAALRGRPRGSFAVATKSGWIMLDDGARVADFSYDATLRSVAESLRLLDMDRLDVLHVHDPAEHHDAALAGAYRAAARLRDEGVVGRIGAGFNDGPAAARFVRAADLDCLLIALRYTLLDQSALTSLLPLCHQRGVAVIAAGVFGSGLLADPADGAPYAYVPAPPELVGRAKRLAAVCARHGVPLAAAALRFPFGHPAVRSVVVGAGTPAEIADDVRLESLEVPGELWAELVAERLLPEEVPTP from the coding sequence ATGGCTGAACCGCTGCCGTCGTTCGGTCTCGGACTGGCACCGCTGGGCAAGGACCCGGACGCGCCCTGGAGGGAGACCGTCGACACCGCCTGGGACGCCGGCGTGCGCTTCTTCGACACCGCACCGCTGTACGGCCCGTCGCGGCGGGCCGAGCATCGGCTGGGCGCGGCCCTGCGCGGGCGGCCTCGGGGCTCGTTCGCCGTCGCCACCAAGAGCGGCTGGATCATGCTCGACGACGGCGCCAGGGTCGCCGACTTCTCCTACGACGCGACGCTGCGCTCGGTGGCCGAGAGCCTGCGCCTGCTCGACATGGACCGGCTGGACGTCCTGCACGTCCACGACCCGGCCGAGCATCACGACGCCGCGCTGGCCGGCGCCTACCGGGCCGCCGCGCGGCTGCGCGACGAGGGCGTGGTGGGCCGCATCGGCGCCGGGTTCAACGACGGCCCGGCCGCGGCCCGGTTCGTCCGGGCCGCCGACCTCGACTGCCTGCTGATCGCGCTGCGCTACACGCTGCTCGACCAGTCGGCGCTGACGTCGCTGCTGCCGTTGTGCCACCAGCGCGGCGTCGCAGTCATCGCGGCCGGCGTGTTCGGCTCCGGCCTGCTCGCCGACCCCGCCGACGGCGCGCCGTACGCCTACGTGCCGGCGCCGCCGGAGCTGGTCGGCCGGGCCAAGCGGCTGGCGGCCGTCTGCGCCCGCCACGGCGTGCCGCTGGCGGCCGCGGCGCTGCGGTTCCCGTTCGGTCACCCGGCGGTGCGCAGCGTCGTCGTCGGCGCGGGCACCCCGGCGGAGATCGCCGACGACGTCCGTCTCGAGAGCCTGGAGGTACCGGGGGAGCTGTGGGCGGAGCTGGTGGCCGAGAGGCTGCTGCCCGAGGAGGTGCCCACGCCGTGA